In Sorghum bicolor cultivar BTx623 chromosome 8, Sorghum_bicolor_NCBIv3, whole genome shotgun sequence, one genomic interval encodes:
- the LOC8066978 gene encoding probable diaminopimelate decarboxylase, chloroplastic: MAAANLLSRSLLPTPNPTQTSHPNRRSPAVVSFPRRHGRLSVRASVSTASPSPPPQPAAAAAAGVPKHCFRRGADGYLYCEGVRVEDAMAAAERSPFYLYSKPQILRNFAAYRDALQGLRSIVGYAVKANNNLPVLRVLRELGCGAVLVSGNELRLALQAGFDPARCIFNGNGKTFEDLKLAAESGVFVNVDSEFDLENIVRAARATGKKVPVLLRINPDVDPQVHPYVATGNKTSKFGIRNEKLQWFLDSIKSYPDEIKLVGVHCHLGSTITKVDIFRDAAVLMVNYVDEIRAQGFKLEYLNIGGGLGIDYHHTDAVLPTPMDLINTVRELVLSQDLTLIIEPGRSLIANTCCFVNRVTGVKSNGTKNFIVVDGSMAELIRPSLYGAYQHIELVSPPTPGAEVATFDIVGPVCESADFLGKDRELPKPDEGAGLVVHDAGAYCMSMASTYNLKLRPPEYWVEEDGSIVKIRHEEKFDDYMKFFDGLPA, from the exons ATGGCGGCGGCGAACCTGCTCTCGCGCTCCCTTCTCCCGACCCCAAACCCAACCCAAACGAGCCACCCGAACCGCCGGAGCCCCGCCGTCGTCTCATTCCCCCGCCGCCATGGCCGCCTGTCCGTGCGCGCCTCCGTCTCCACGGCCTCCCCGTCCCCACCGCCAcagcccgcggcggcggcggctgccggCGTGCCGAAGCACTGCTTCCGGCGCGGCGCCGACGGCTACCTGTACTGCGAGGGAGTGCGGGTGGAGGACGCGATGGCGGCTGCCGAGCGCAGCCCCTTCTATCTCTACAGCAAGCCTCAGATCCTCCGCAACTTCGCCGCCTACCGCGACGCTCTCCAGGGGCTCCGCTCCATCGTCGGGTATGCCGTGAAGGCCAACAACAACCTCCCCGTGCTACGCGTCCTGCGTGAGCTTGGCTGCGGCGCCGTCCTCGTCAGCGGCAACGAGCTCCGACTCGCTCTCCAGGCGGGATTCGACCCTGCCAG GTGTATATTTAACGGAAATGGGAAGACATTCGAAGATCTTAAATTAGCTGCTGAGAGTGGAGTATTTGTAAATGTGGATAGCGAATTTGATTTGGAAAATATTGTCAGAGCTGCAAGGGCTACCGGAAAGAAAGTGCCTGTTTTGCTTAGAATAAATCCAGATGTGGATCCGCAG GTACATCCGTATGTTGCCACGGGAAATAAAACGTCCAAGTTTGGGATCCGCAATGAGAAATTGCAATGGTTTTTGGACTCTATCAAGTCATACCCAGATGAAATCAAACTCGTTGGTGTTCATTGCCATCTGGGATCTACTATTACAAAG GTTGATATATTCAGAGATGCTGCAGTTCTTATGGTGAATTATGTTGATGAAATTCGAGCACAAGGTTTTAAGTTGGAGTACCTGAATATTGGAGGTGGTTTGGGAATAGATTACCATCATACTGATGCAGTCTTACCTACACCTATGGATCTTATCAACACT GTGCGAGAGTTAGTTCTCTCACAAGATCTTACTCTTATTATTGAACCTGGAAGATCTTTGATTGCTAATACTTGCTGCTTCGTTAATAGAGTAACTGGTGTTAAATCTAATGGTACAAAGAATTTCATTGTTGTTGATGGCAGCATGGCAGAACTCATCAGACCTAGTCTGTATGGAGCATACCAG CATATCGAACTGGTCTCTCCCCCCACTCCTGGTGCCGAAGTAGCGACCTTCGATATTGTTGGACCAGTTTGTGAGTCTGCAGATTTCCTTGGAAAAGATAGGGAACTTCCAAAGCCTGATGAG GGAGCTGGACTGGTTGTTCATGACGCAGGTGCCTACTGCATGAGCATGGCTTCCACCTACAACCTGAAGTTGAGGCCGCCGGAGTACTGG GTGGAAGAGGATGGTTCAATCGTTAAGATCAGGCATGAGGAGAAGTTTGATGACTACATGAAGTTCTTTGATGGCCTTCCTGCTTAG